From a region of the Nitrospira sp. genome:
- a CDS encoding pyridoxamine 5'-phosphate oxidase family protein, which yields MLLTLRNGRPFGSHVPYVFGSDWTRAYLHLSGLALHTQHLLTDPHFSLFIAEPDGPGKDPLALRRMNLQGEAAPLTSKMPMYDAIKEQYLTEFPQAAPMFGFGDFSL from the coding sequence GTGCTTTTGACGCTGCGGAATGGACGGCCGTTCGGATCGCATGTGCCCTATGTGTTCGGATCGGACTGGACCAGAGCGTATCTCCATCTCAGCGGTTTGGCGTTACATACGCAACATCTACTGACTGATCCTCATTTTTCACTGTTTATCGCTGAGCCGGACGGACCTGGGAAAGATCCTCTGGCGTTGAGGCGCATGAATCTCCAAGGAGAAGCGGCCCCGCTCACGTCCAAGATGCCGATGTATGACGCGATCAAAGAACAGTATCTGACAGAGTTTCCACAAGCAGCGCCCATGTTTGGTTTCGGCGATTTTTCCCTCTGA
- a CDS encoding DUF4124 domain-containing protein: MRLFILSTMCCVLLWPVLGTAQLYKWTDDLGNFHITDTPPPGSPKKPSVGAVPAPQTTVPKKAMVRPTLPMHPQAQIHLVPAPTVAVPSVKEVFAQQATGGLNPNQATVTSFWQTFEGPAVTTKAPVHRWKDEQDLDHFTDIVPTAQGGLSVDAKLKEVPARQKHLTGQKAR, translated from the coding sequence ATGAGACTCTTCATTCTAAGCACCATGTGTTGCGTCCTCCTATGGCCGGTTCTTGGAACCGCACAGCTCTATAAATGGACCGATGATCTAGGGAATTTCCACATCACTGATACACCGCCTCCCGGCTCCCCAAAGAAACCCTCTGTCGGCGCGGTGCCCGCACCTCAAACGACCGTCCCAAAGAAAGCCATGGTCCGGCCGACCTTGCCTATGCACCCTCAAGCGCAGATACATCTTGTACCGGCTCCAACGGTAGCTGTTCCCTCGGTCAAAGAAGTCTTTGCCCAACAGGCAACGGGAGGGTTGAACCCTAATCAAGCGACCGTGACGAGTTTCTGGCAAACCTTCGAAGGCCCCGCCGTGACCACCAAGGCTCCGGTTCATCGCTGGAAAGACGAACAGGACCTTGATCACTTTACCGATATCGTGCCGACGGCCCAAGGTGGTTTGAGTGTAGACGCAAAGTTGAAAGAGGTTCCAGCAAGACAGAAACACCTCACCGGTCAAAAGGCCAGATGA
- a CDS encoding pentapeptide repeat-containing protein — MANPEHLNLITRNVGEWNNWIADNPNVKPDLSGANLRNANLRGIDLPRADLRNAKLEGANLRKSDLPGADLTGADLRMADLYAVDLSKATLNKANLVQAFLQAARLPRANLCEANLEGANLRLADLRWANLRNTHLEGANFSEADLSEADLTAATLERAIFVRTTCNKAIFTGCRVYGLAAWDLELKETQQTDLIITPSGQSDLTVDNLQIAQFIYLLLDNPSIRQVIDTITSKVVLILGRFTPERKIILDAIRDKLRRTNYSPVVFDFERPATRDLTETVMTLAGMARFVIADLTDPKSIPHELMSFVKDLPSVPVQPLLLASQKQEYTMFEHLQRYPWVLKTFLYQDQHDLITSLESAVIVPAEQKAKDQRTAQPR; from the coding sequence ATGGCGAACCCTGAACACCTTAACCTCATCACAAGAAATGTGGGGGAGTGGAACAACTGGATAGCAGATAACCCTAACGTCAAACCAGACCTAAGCGGAGCGAACCTCCGTAATGCGAATCTCCGCGGAATCGACCTACCCAGGGCGGATCTCCGGAACGCGAAACTCGAGGGGGCAAACCTCCGCAAGTCAGACCTCCCAGGAGCGGACCTCACCGGCGCAGACCTTCGCATGGCGGACCTCTATGCAGTGGACCTAAGCAAGGCGACCCTGAACAAGGCGAACCTCGTCCAGGCATTTCTCCAGGCGGCGCGCCTCCCCAGAGCGAACCTCTGCGAGGCAAACCTCGAGGGGGCAAACCTCCGCCTCGCCGACCTAAGATGGGCGAACCTCCGCAACACACACCTTGAGGGAGCGAACTTCAGCGAGGCGGACCTCAGCGAAGCCGACTTGACCGCCGCTACGCTTGAACGCGCTATCTTTGTTCGTACGACGTGCAATAAGGCCATCTTTACAGGCTGCCGCGTCTATGGCCTGGCAGCCTGGGACTTAGAACTTAAGGAGACCCAGCAGACCGATCTCATTATTACCCCATCTGGACAATCTGATCTTACCGTTGACAATCTCCAAATAGCGCAGTTCATATACCTACTTCTTGATAATCCAAGCATTCGCCAGGTTATCGATACTATCACCTCGAAGGTCGTTTTGATTTTGGGACGCTTTACGCCTGAGCGCAAGATAATACTTGACGCCATTCGAGACAAGCTTCGAAGAACGAACTATTCGCCGGTTGTTTTTGATTTTGAGAGACCTGCGACAAGAGACCTCACTGAAACAGTGATGACATTAGCGGGCATGGCCAGGTTCGTTATCGCGGACCTCACTGACCCTAAGAGCATCCCCCATGAATTGATGAGCTTCGTTAAAGACCTACCTTCCGTACCTGTCCAACCGTTGCTGCTTGCATCCCAGAAGCAGGAATATACGATGTTTGAGCACCTACAACGGTATCCTTGGGTTCTGAAAACCTTCCTCTACCAAGACCAACATGACCTGATCACGTCACTTGAATCTGCCGTGATCGTTCCAGCTGAACAGAAAGCCAAGGACCAACGCACTGCGCAGCCAAGGTAG
- a CDS encoding galactose oxidase — MLSVSVPSVLAEADRGTWRTAAPMPTRRTEVAVAVLDGKIYAVGGFEKPSLGNVMNFAITPSVEVYDPVTDRWTSKASMPVGLHHVGIGVVGGRLYVIGGYSRSGLSVWNPAATVYVYDPATDTWIERASMPTARGALSVAEYEGKLYAIGGYDRKANSAAVEVYDPVRNAWSTVASLPTPRDHLATATVAGKIYAIGGRLNGDYARNLAVTEMYDPATDRWTRVSDLPTARSGITAAVIDARIYVFGGEGTEGTFHENEAYDSVRNKWQTMASMPTGRHGLGSAVAEGRIHVISGGPTPGGSFSDLNEVFVPPSVSQSMAE, encoded by the coding sequence ATGTTGTCTGTCTCCGTTCCTTCGGTACTGGCCGAGGCGGATCGGGGAACGTGGCGCACAGCTGCGCCGATGCCGACAAGACGGACAGAGGTGGCCGTCGCGGTGTTGGACGGGAAGATCTACGCCGTCGGTGGGTTTGAAAAGCCGAGCTTGGGCAATGTGATGAATTTCGCGATTACGCCATCGGTCGAAGTCTATGATCCCGTGACAGATCGATGGACCTCTAAAGCCTCTATGCCGGTCGGCTTACACCATGTCGGGATCGGGGTTGTCGGTGGACGATTATATGTTATCGGCGGGTACAGTAGGTCTGGCTTAAGCGTCTGGAACCCGGCAGCGACGGTATACGTCTACGACCCGGCTACGGACACTTGGATTGAGCGCGCTTCCATGCCCACCGCGCGAGGCGCATTGTCTGTCGCAGAGTACGAGGGAAAGCTGTATGCCATCGGCGGATACGATCGGAAGGCGAACAGCGCGGCGGTCGAAGTGTACGATCCCGTGCGCAACGCCTGGTCAACGGTCGCCTCTCTCCCGACACCTCGTGATCATCTCGCTACAGCGACCGTGGCCGGAAAGATTTATGCAATCGGTGGACGATTGAATGGTGACTATGCTCGGAACCTTGCCGTAACCGAAATGTACGATCCGGCTACTGATCGCTGGACCCGCGTCTCGGACCTCCCGACTGCGCGTAGCGGCATTACGGCCGCCGTGATTGATGCGAGAATCTACGTCTTCGGCGGGGAAGGGACGGAGGGGACCTTCCATGAGAACGAGGCCTACGATTCAGTGCGCAACAAATGGCAGACGATGGCCTCAATGCCGACGGGGCGACACGGCCTCGGGTCGGCAGTGGCAGAAGGACGCATTCACGTCATCAGCGGCGGTCCGACGCCGGGCGGCTCCTTCAGCGATCTGAACGAAGTGTTCGTGCCACCGTCGGTAAGCCAATCGATGGCTGAGTGA
- a CDS encoding JDVT-CTERM system CAAX-type protease, giving the protein MRLSFGTRGVPSQRKPDLDPMVGVQGVSSGESHLRSRSAQIMTLLGLQYDRPFYRDPVFLLLVIFGPIAWLSMIEFFTVQPLPRQAIWVPAFLSVVLWQPLFEELLFRGIIQGYFLQSIARQKTWIGLSTSNLLSSLLFTCAHLASHSLFWSLLVFVPSLCFGFVRDRFGSVYPSIALHVFYNAGYFFLIGGATLSNSF; this is encoded by the coding sequence ATGAGACTGAGTTTCGGAACGCGAGGAGTGCCGTCACAGCGGAAGCCGGACCTCGACCCAATGGTTGGTGTCCAAGGCGTTTCCTCTGGTGAATCCCATCTACGAAGCCGCTCAGCGCAAATTATGACATTACTGGGCCTTCAATACGATCGACCCTTTTATCGGGATCCTGTATTTCTCCTCTTGGTAATCTTTGGCCCGATCGCATGGCTTTCCATGATCGAGTTCTTTACAGTTCAACCACTGCCTCGGCAGGCCATATGGGTACCGGCTTTTCTTTCCGTCGTTCTATGGCAACCACTGTTCGAGGAGTTGTTGTTCCGTGGCATCATTCAGGGGTATTTTCTGCAATCCATAGCGAGGCAGAAGACATGGATTGGTCTATCCACCTCAAATCTTCTATCATCTCTCTTGTTCACATGTGCTCATCTGGCCAGTCATTCTCTCTTCTGGTCGCTTCTCGTATTCGTTCCTTCGCTCTGTTTCGGTTTCGTACGTGATCGCTTTGGATCCGTGTATCCCTCCATCGCTCTGCATGTCTTCTATAATGCCGGGTATTTTTTTCTCATCGGTGGCGCCACTCTTTCAAACTCCTTTTAG
- a CDS encoding WD40 repeat domain-containing protein: MNCWERQTDWLKITLVVVILSMTLPIRQADAYLSKTPTAFSEDGRLLLVQMSDLVLWDLESKALLAKVPLSSCQQVMLLKQDGWVMCVANEVVIYDWKAQASVATIPAESRQPYSVLAYSNQSDRMVLRHGNDAVSVWQLGKKLVPLKHIALDVKKKVPSVAASPDLKMLAIAQGHTIHLHDLAGTAIRDLTIEDGEPHDLLFSPNGSTLAASVGNTILLIDTVEASLRARATLTVADGARGSITPRVFSRDGHRLVAGNGEWSYPLFDADTGKQVSLTEFTYADQERGVRSHTHLYAVDISDDADYLVGQPEYPSTLQMWDLRTGSLLPDLCGNDCRNMGPRVSLLRWSPTGSKIVVGMQGGQNPDVDGKISVWDVQTRSPELVLDPSQPQAKVLAKRVVPDVVAAEPSVNSGGPSAASARPAFIHASAVRSMASSPSANVLATTGDDGMLKIWDPGQGRLLRQLVLASPGSALAFSADGLILAMGTTKGEIRLWETQTWREFPSYSSRQGRINALQFLPGNRLLVVAGEQPKVPVVDVSTREVMKELVHTGFSQACDTKGCVKKRAIQGEVVESLSLVDGSPFLLTESRNGRAVWDTRTWREIDKPVGLPDVWSGLGWKRPFVSTTIRPGDQKVFTLAVWDTKRNGIMASLDTFTKRDTEIVENGPTVALGTSMAVDPLYRWAATRIGEHVSVWDLSVQAKKKTFHVKTPSHLHWTSDGKYLLVSTLDRKMLVWSAETMEPVHYLRDPSISR; the protein is encoded by the coding sequence ATGAATTGTTGGGAACGGCAGACAGACTGGTTGAAGATCACACTGGTGGTCGTCATCCTATCTATGACTCTACCGATCCGGCAGGCGGATGCCTATCTTTCCAAGACTCCTACGGCGTTTTCTGAGGATGGACGTCTCCTCCTGGTCCAGATGAGCGACTTGGTCTTATGGGATCTCGAGTCCAAGGCGCTCCTTGCCAAAGTCCCGCTCAGCTCATGCCAACAGGTGATGTTACTGAAGCAGGACGGATGGGTGATGTGTGTGGCAAACGAAGTCGTCATCTACGATTGGAAAGCCCAAGCTTCTGTGGCAACCATTCCGGCGGAATCGCGGCAGCCTTATAGCGTGCTCGCCTATTCGAACCAGAGCGATCGGATGGTTCTCCGTCACGGCAACGATGCCGTCTCTGTCTGGCAGCTGGGCAAAAAGCTGGTGCCGCTCAAACATATCGCGCTGGATGTCAAGAAGAAGGTTCCTTCGGTGGCCGCCTCGCCAGATCTGAAAATGCTGGCGATCGCACAGGGGCACACCATTCATCTGCACGACCTTGCCGGAACAGCGATCCGCGACTTGACCATTGAAGACGGAGAGCCGCACGATCTCCTCTTTTCACCCAACGGCTCAACTCTGGCTGCGAGTGTCGGGAACACGATCCTTCTCATCGACACCGTAGAGGCGTCCCTGCGTGCGCGCGCCACGCTGACGGTCGCTGATGGAGCTCGCGGGTCGATCACGCCTCGAGTCTTTTCCCGGGACGGTCATCGACTTGTGGCGGGCAATGGGGAATGGAGTTATCCGCTGTTCGATGCCGACACGGGCAAGCAGGTCTCCTTGACCGAATTCACCTATGCCGATCAAGAACGTGGTGTGCGGTCGCATACCCATCTCTATGCCGTCGATATTTCCGACGACGCAGACTATTTGGTTGGGCAACCGGAGTATCCCTCCACGTTGCAGATGTGGGATCTGCGCACCGGCTCCCTATTGCCGGATCTCTGCGGAAACGACTGCCGGAACATGGGACCGCGCGTTTCGCTGCTCAGATGGTCGCCGACAGGTTCGAAAATTGTGGTTGGAATGCAAGGAGGCCAGAATCCGGACGTAGACGGCAAGATATCGGTGTGGGATGTACAGACCAGGTCCCCGGAACTGGTGCTGGACCCCAGCCAACCGCAAGCGAAAGTGTTGGCGAAGCGCGTCGTGCCGGACGTCGTGGCGGCTGAGCCGTCGGTGAATTCTGGCGGGCCTTCCGCCGCAAGTGCGAGACCGGCCTTCATCCATGCGTCGGCGGTGCGTTCGATGGCAAGTTCCCCCAGCGCAAATGTCCTTGCCACCACCGGCGATGACGGCATGCTCAAAATATGGGACCCAGGGCAGGGAAGGCTCTTGCGTCAACTGGTTCTCGCTTCTCCCGGAAGTGCGTTGGCGTTCAGTGCCGACGGTCTGATCCTAGCGATGGGCACCACCAAGGGAGAAATACGGCTATGGGAAACTCAAACCTGGCGGGAGTTTCCATCCTATTCAAGCCGGCAAGGCCGGATCAATGCCCTGCAATTTCTACCCGGCAATCGCCTTCTCGTTGTGGCGGGAGAACAACCGAAAGTGCCTGTGGTGGATGTCTCGACACGCGAAGTGATGAAAGAACTTGTGCATACCGGCTTCTCTCAGGCCTGCGATACGAAAGGTTGTGTCAAGAAACGGGCGATACAGGGAGAAGTCGTAGAAAGTTTGAGTCTGGTGGATGGAAGCCCTTTTCTCTTAACGGAATCACGGAACGGCCGTGCCGTCTGGGATACCAGGACCTGGAGGGAAATTGACAAGCCGGTCGGGCTCCCGGATGTGTGGTCCGGTCTTGGATGGAAACGTCCTTTTGTTTCGACGACCATTCGTCCTGGTGATCAGAAGGTGTTCACGCTCGCTGTCTGGGATACCAAGCGCAATGGTATCATGGCGAGCCTCGATACCTTCACCAAACGGGACACGGAAATAGTCGAGAATGGACCGACGGTGGCATTGGGGACATCGATGGCCGTCGATCCGCTGTATCGATGGGCGGCCACTCGTATTGGTGAACATGTGTCAGTGTGGGATCTTTCTGTTCAAGCCAAGAAGAAGACCTTCCATGTGAAAACCCCCTCTCATCTCCACTGGACGAGCGATGGAAAATATTTGCTCGTCTCCACGCTCGACCGGAAAATGCTTGTCTGGTCCGCGGAAACCATGGAACCGGTCCATTACCTGCGGGATCCTTCCATAAGCCGATAG
- a CDS encoding S8 family serine peptidase, with product MQSPITGTNRRSRVKNIVFCRGRTILGIVIVGISLSGLVPGDRVVHAEQKQAARRMTSLSGEARYPVRYAPGEVLVKFRDEVSLSGVMSLNTDVGAKEVKVLSVNARVIHQYKLDGAMSVEEAVSKYQRNPTVEFAEPNYLYRLQTIPSDAQFGSLWGLHNTGQTVNGTAGKPDADIDAPEAWDISTGSPNVIVAVIDSGIAYDHPDLAPNMWTNPRETAGNGIDDDKNGLIDDVHGWDFHMNDSEPMDPLDLNPGGNPGHGTHVAGIIAGAGNNGTGITGVMWTARLMALKAGGVNRSLSTTAIVSALHYAVENGARVINASFAGPDCSQALYDALSAANKAGVLFVAAAGNEESDNDNVPSFPANFSAPSVCNGQQKAALANVIAVAATDQNDQLASFSNFGSTSVQVAAPGVSINSTRPTSKITNALLHDFDSNPTYLGYVFGGVNSTWGFTNSASFSQPNSLSDSPMGNYQNNTDSFAIGPVFSTEGQRGCRFDSRLRLDTEQDIDGLVVETSRDSGTSWQPIRGDTENSNGQFVPFTWGDIADGAAGSRFRFRFISDERQVFDGVYVDDVRVACVAGPPSETMDYQFLLGTSMATPHVTGLAGLLLSVNPNLTVSQLRNAILNTVDRKASLRGKVSSGGRINARAALASVVMNFTVAVSKAGAGNGTVRSNTSGIDCGATCDGQFPQGSTVNLTAAPDPGSAFAGWSGDCSGSDPCSLTRNATVTATFNIASPPPVPSDSVGGGCTLAPGATGDMLLPAMLLMSLILLLRRVRRR from the coding sequence ATGCAGAGCCCAATTACCGGTACAAATCGCAGAAGTAGGGTGAAGAACATTGTGTTCTGCCGAGGCAGGACCATCCTGGGAATCGTCATAGTCGGGATCTCTTTGTCGGGACTTGTGCCGGGGGACCGTGTGGTTCATGCGGAGCAGAAACAAGCAGCTCGCCGAATGACGTCGTTATCAGGGGAAGCACGTTACCCAGTGCGATATGCACCGGGAGAGGTACTCGTCAAGTTCAGGGATGAGGTGTCCTTATCAGGCGTCATGTCTCTGAATACAGATGTAGGCGCCAAAGAAGTCAAAGTGCTGTCGGTGAATGCCAGAGTGATTCATCAGTACAAATTAGACGGTGCCATGTCGGTTGAAGAAGCGGTCTCGAAGTACCAACGTAATCCCACCGTTGAGTTTGCCGAACCGAACTACCTTTACAGGTTACAAACCATTCCCAGCGATGCGCAGTTTGGTTCGTTATGGGGCCTCCATAACACCGGTCAAACTGTGAATGGAACAGCGGGAAAGCCAGATGCCGACATCGATGCACCGGAAGCTTGGGATATCAGCACGGGAAGCCCAAACGTGATTGTCGCCGTCATTGACTCCGGTATTGCCTATGATCATCCGGACCTCGCACCCAATATGTGGACGAATCCGAGAGAGACTGCAGGAAACGGCATTGATGACGATAAAAATGGGCTGATAGATGATGTGCATGGATGGGATTTTCACATGAACGACAGTGAGCCGATGGACCCTCTCGATCTCAATCCAGGTGGCAACCCGGGGCATGGCACTCATGTCGCAGGAATCATCGCTGGAGCAGGGAACAACGGAACTGGAATCACAGGGGTTATGTGGACTGCGAGACTGATGGCTCTGAAAGCCGGAGGTGTGAACCGCTCCTTATCCACCACCGCCATTGTCAGCGCGCTCCACTATGCTGTCGAGAATGGCGCACGGGTGATCAATGCAAGCTTTGCCGGACCTGACTGTAGCCAGGCTCTCTATGATGCGCTGAGTGCCGCGAATAAGGCAGGCGTACTGTTTGTAGCAGCGGCGGGAAATGAAGAATCGGATAACGACAACGTCCCGAGCTTCCCCGCAAATTTCAGTGCTCCTTCAGTGTGCAACGGGCAACAGAAGGCCGCGCTGGCGAACGTGATCGCGGTAGCCGCGACGGACCAAAATGATCAATTGGCGAGTTTCTCTAATTTCGGATCCACTAGCGTACAGGTCGCTGCACCGGGAGTCAGCATCAACAGCACGAGGCCCACGTCGAAGATTACGAATGCCCTCCTCCATGACTTTGATTCCAACCCAACATACCTTGGGTATGTGTTCGGAGGAGTCAATAGTACCTGGGGATTCACCAATTCCGCATCATTCAGCCAACCGAACAGTCTGTCCGACAGTCCGATGGGAAACTATCAGAACAACACTGATTCCTTCGCGATCGGACCAGTATTTAGTACCGAGGGACAGCGGGGGTGCCGGTTTGACAGCCGCCTTCGCCTGGATACCGAGCAGGATATAGACGGACTTGTTGTAGAAACATCGAGAGACAGCGGGACCAGTTGGCAGCCCATTCGTGGGGACACAGAAAACAGCAACGGCCAATTTGTACCTTTCACCTGGGGGGACATCGCGGATGGTGCGGCTGGATCACGCTTTCGCTTTCGATTCATATCAGATGAACGTCAGGTCTTCGACGGTGTGTATGTAGACGATGTCCGTGTTGCCTGTGTTGCGGGTCCGCCGTCGGAAACGATGGACTACCAGTTTCTTCTGGGTACTTCGATGGCCACTCCCCATGTGACGGGACTCGCGGGCTTGCTGCTCTCGGTCAATCCCAATCTCACCGTATCCCAACTCAGGAACGCAATCCTGAACACAGTGGATCGGAAGGCTTCTTTGAGAGGGAAGGTGTCGAGCGGTGGGCGCATCAATGCCCGGGCCGCGTTGGCCAGCGTTGTGATGAATTTCACCGTCGCCGTCAGTAAGGCAGGTGCCGGCAACGGTACGGTGAGGTCCAACACGTCCGGAATTGACTGCGGAGCGACATGCGATGGACAGTTTCCCCAAGGTAGTACCGTAAACCTCACCGCAGCACCGGATCCCGGGTCTGCCTTTGCAGGATGGAGTGGAGATTGTAGCGGATCTGATCCCTGCTCGCTCACCCGAAACGCAACTGTCACCGCAACCTTCAACATCGCGTCTCCTCCGCCGGTTCCCAGCGATAGCGTCGGAGGCGGCTGCACGCTCGCCCCTGGGGCAACTGGAGACATGTTGCTCCCTGCCATGCTGCTGATGTCTCTGATTCTCTTGTTGCGGAGAGTAAGACGCCGATGA
- a CDS encoding DNA topoisomerase VI subunit B, which translates to MTAVEMGARQREISVSEFFTKNRHLLGFDNPRKALLTCVKEAVDNALDACEEAGILPDVTVKLEVVPNGEPVAPSQASRFRVTVTDNGPGIVRQQIPRIFAKLLYGSKFHRLRMSRGQQGIGISAAGMYGQLTTGKPVKIISRIGPKAAAHFFEVQIDTKKNEPLVHENKQINWEQPRGTQVALEVEGKYQKGRASVDEWLEQTSIANPHVKLIYQTPEGETKEYPRTYHELPPQPREIKPHPYGIEFGMLLKMLQDTKSHSLSGFLAGDFCRVSSPMADEICKAAKVRPDLRPRDLKGPAAETLYKALQETKIMAPPTNCISPIGEKAILAGLYKQIKGEFYTAVSRPPAVYRGNPFIIEAGLAYGNRPQDQNKPQQPAVPKAEGEHEEEDSELARVIRYANRVPLLYQQSACATFKAVMSTTWKNYGLTQSRGALPAGPMVIFVHMASVWVPFTSESKEAIADYDEIQKEITLALRECGRRLGLFIRRRERAASEYRRRNIFELYIEEVVEACNRLKGGKLPKEKLKAQLQKVATSRTGGQKTDEALGKTGAGPEGLPHSIIVTAEGVEGETELATQVEADQVAAAPATEPDLLGDTRSVDESASKEKSSRPRTSEKSLRKAKAKPDQMALFAGGSGAKKKPGGKSVRPTKAAAPRKSK; encoded by the coding sequence GTGACTGCGGTTGAGATGGGGGCGCGGCAGCGGGAGATCTCCGTCTCGGAATTTTTCACGAAGAACCGGCACCTGCTCGGGTTCGACAATCCGCGCAAGGCATTGTTGACGTGCGTCAAGGAAGCAGTCGATAACGCGCTCGATGCCTGCGAAGAAGCCGGAATTCTTCCGGACGTGACGGTCAAGTTGGAGGTTGTGCCGAACGGAGAGCCGGTCGCGCCCAGCCAAGCCAGCAGGTTTCGCGTCACGGTGACCGACAATGGCCCCGGCATTGTTCGCCAGCAGATTCCCAGAATTTTTGCCAAGCTGCTCTACGGATCCAAGTTTCATCGTTTGCGAATGAGCCGCGGCCAGCAGGGGATCGGCATTTCCGCCGCCGGAATGTATGGGCAGCTCACGACCGGGAAACCGGTCAAAATTATTTCCCGTATCGGGCCTAAAGCCGCCGCCCATTTTTTCGAAGTCCAGATCGATACGAAGAAAAACGAGCCGCTGGTTCACGAGAACAAACAGATCAACTGGGAGCAGCCGCGGGGCACCCAAGTTGCGCTGGAAGTCGAAGGCAAGTATCAGAAAGGCCGAGCCTCCGTCGATGAATGGCTCGAACAGACCTCCATCGCCAACCCCCACGTTAAACTGATCTATCAGACACCTGAAGGAGAGACAAAAGAATACCCCCGCACCTATCACGAGTTGCCCCCGCAACCTCGCGAGATCAAGCCGCACCCGTACGGCATCGAGTTCGGCATGTTGCTCAAGATGTTGCAGGACACGAAGAGCCATTCGCTGTCCGGCTTTCTCGCGGGTGATTTTTGCCGGGTGTCTTCCCCCATGGCGGATGAGATCTGCAAGGCGGCGAAGGTACGTCCGGATCTCAGACCTCGCGACCTCAAAGGGCCTGCGGCAGAGACGCTCTACAAGGCATTGCAGGAAACCAAGATCATGGCGCCGCCGACCAATTGCATTTCACCGATCGGCGAAAAGGCGATCCTGGCGGGACTCTACAAGCAGATCAAAGGCGAGTTTTATACGGCCGTGAGCCGGCCACCGGCGGTGTATCGCGGCAATCCCTTCATCATCGAAGCGGGGCTTGCCTACGGCAATCGGCCGCAGGATCAGAACAAGCCGCAACAACCGGCCGTGCCGAAAGCCGAGGGAGAACACGAGGAGGAAGACTCGGAACTTGCCCGGGTGATCCGTTACGCCAATCGGGTGCCGTTGCTGTATCAGCAATCGGCCTGTGCGACGTTCAAGGCCGTCATGAGCACGACGTGGAAGAACTACGGCTTGACGCAGTCGCGCGGCGCATTGCCGGCCGGACCGATGGTCATTTTCGTCCATATGGCTTCGGTGTGGGTGCCGTTTACAAGCGAGTCCAAAGAAGCGATCGCCGATTACGACGAGATCCAAAAGGAAATCACCCTGGCGCTTCGCGAGTGCGGGAGGCGGTTAGGACTTTTCATTCGTCGGCGTGAGCGGGCGGCCAGTGAATATCGGCGGCGGAATATTTTCGAGCTGTATATCGAAGAAGTCGTCGAGGCGTGTAACCGGTTGAAAGGCGGCAAGCTGCCGAAGGAAAAACTGAAAGCACAGCTCCAGAAGGTTGCGACCTCCCGCACGGGCGGTCAGAAAACCGATGAAGCGCTGGGGAAGACCGGTGCAGGGCCTGAAGGATTGCCTCATTCGATTATCGTCACGGCGGAGGGAGTCGAGGGCGAGACTGAATTAGCCACTCAGGTCGAGGCCGATCAGGTTGCAGCGGCGCCTGCGACTGAGCCGGATCTTCTGGGTGACACACGGTCGGTAGACGAGAGTGCTTCGAAAGAGAAATCCAGCCGACCAAGGACATCGGAGAAGTCGCTAAGAAAAGCGAAAGCGAAACCAGATCAGATGGCGCTCTTTGCCGGCGGGTCTGGGGCGAAGAAGAAACCAGGTGGGAAGTCTGTCAGGCCGACCAAGGCAGCGGCTCCGCGCAAATCTAAATAG